Genomic segment of Mycobacterium botniense:
TCGTCGGCGAGTCGCTCCCATGGGGCCGGCACTGGAAAGTACCTTTCGAGGAACTCACCAACCGCCCGGGCACGCTCCTCAGCGCTCACTTCTGGGAAGCTGCCGTCGTTGAGGCAGAAGAAGTCGAACTTGCGCTTGTTGAGCAGTTTGGGCAGTTTCGCCAGCCCGGACCACAGCGTGGTGTCCACGTAAAGCACTTTCGCCGACTCATTTTGCACTGCGCGTCCGGTCATCAGCGCGTAATAGTGGTACAGCGAGTTTGTCACCGAGATATCCGTGCTGGACCGGAAGCGGCTGGCCTGGGTGCGGGCGAATTCCTCAGGAAATTCACGCTCCAGTTCGCTGAGCACGCTTTTACGCAGCGGGACAGCGGTGTGCTCGAGGTGACGGGTGATGATTTTCCCAAACCTCTGCCACAGTAGCTGCCGGTTCACCCGTGCCGCGTTCTCGTAGCCGCTGCGCTCGGCGTGGTTGGCGCCGAGCCCGATGCGCACACCGGCTTCGATGAACTTGGTGACTCCACCCGGGGAGAAGAACATCGTCGGCGACACCGGCCGGCCAAAAAACATGTCGTCGTTGGAGTACAGGAAATGTTCTGCGAGACCGGGAATGTGGTGCAGTTGCGTTTCCACTGCGTGGCTGTTGTACACCGGCAGCACCGACACGTCGGTGAAGTGCTCCTCGGCGCGCACAATCGTGACTTTGGGGTGCGGGGCAAGCCAGTGCGGGACCCGCGAGTCGGTGGCGATGAAAATCCGTCGCACCCATGGCGCGAAGGCGTGCACCGACCGCAGGGCGTATTTGAGTTCGTCGACATGACGGATGCGTGCATCGGAATCGTCACCCTCGCCGAGCGGGTAATTCGCCATCGCTGCCGCGCGGCGGGCACGGAACTCCGGGTCGTTGCCGTCCACCCAGGAGAACACCATGTCGATGTCGAAGGTGATGTCATCGGCATGCGGGGCGAACATCCCCGCGATCGTCGGCCACGTGCGGCCGTGCAGCTCGACGGTGGTGTACTCGATCTCGCTGAGCATTAAGGTTTTGCGGGTCAGCGAGTTTTCGATCGGGCAGATGGCCTGTTCTCCGTCGAACACCCAAAACTGCAGCTCCACTCCGGCAGACGCACCGTAACGCATACCCGAGCGGGGGCATTCGCGCCGCCGGAACACCCGCAGCAGCCTCGGGTCGGGGTCCACCGAGAGCAGCCCGTCACCCAGATACACCGAGCGGCGCCCGGTTCCGTCGAGGATCTTGGCGCGCAGCGGTGCCTCCAGGCACGCCGCCATCAAGACGTCGGCAACCCGGGCGCGCAAGGCGATGTCAACCACCAGCGCCGGGCGTCCTTCCGCACCGCGAATAAGCAAGAACGGGATACCAGCCCGATCCAGCTCTGCGCGGATAAACAGCAAATCTTGCGTCATCGCCTCATACGGAGTCAGGCGCACACCCTGGGTCGAGCTGACGACGGGCGCGTCGATCATGCTGGTCATGGGAACACCTGCCTTCCGTACTCGATGTCGGTCAAATCGCGCACACAGAGGGATCCCGCTGACGCGGTCGAGCGGCGGCATTGCCCTCACAGGTTGAGCTTCGGCACTGGTCGACGTATCCCCAGCAACACCTGGGAAAGCCACTTGGGATCACCCCTTAAGCCGGGGAGATCTGTCCTGATCTTGGGCGTCTCTCGACGTCGTCAGATCAGTGGCCTGTGTTCGTCCAGAAGCCTCGCCTAACGAGGTGCTCCCGCAAGGTAGCACCGATTCCACCGCTGGGCAACATGGTCGCGAACACGGCCGACACCGCCGCAGTTGTGCATGTGCGGTGTCTGCACAACTCGCCGTGGGCGGCGAGCTACCCGGACGACTTCGGGCGGCTCGCCTGAGAACCCTGCGCGGCGGGCAGCAGCGATTCCAGCGCGGGACCGGTGATCCGCCGAAACGCCCGCCGCGGGCGATTCTGGTCCAGGACGGCGACTTCCAGGGTGTCCACTCCCAGCGGCCGGGGCTCTGCGCCGTTGGCGTCGGTCCGCAAGGCGTTCACCGCGATGCCGACTGCGTCGGCGAGGCCGGCGTTCTCCGTGTAGGACTCTTTGAGTGCGTCGGCGATCGGCTCGGTCGTGCCGCCCATCACCACGAAATGCGGCTCGTCGTTGATCGACCCGTCGTAGGTGATCCGGTACAGCTCAGGCGGCTTGCTCTCGCCGTAGTGCGCGACCTCGGCCACGCACAACTCGACCTCGTAGGGTTTGGCCTGCTCGGTGAAGATGGTGCCCAGTGTCTGCGCGTAGACGTTGGCCAGCTGCCGGCCGGTGACGTCCCGGCGGTCGTAGGCGTAGCCGCGGGTGTCGGCGAACTGGATGCCACCGCGGCGCAGGTTGTCGAATTCGTTGAACTTGCCGGCAGCCGCGAAACCCACCCGGTCATAGAGCTCGCTGATCTTCTGCAGGGACCGCGACGGATTCTCGGCAACGAACAACACGCCGTCGGCATATGCCAGCACCACCACGCTGCGGGCCCGCGCGATGCCCTTGCGCGCGAGCTCGCCGCGTTCGCGCATCAACTGCTCGGGCGATATGAAATATGGGAAACTCACTTCTGACTCCGCGGAGCGTCCGCGTCCGGACCGAAAGTATCGGAGCGGGAACGGCTTTCGATGACCTCCTGAGCTAGCTCGGCGATGCGCTGCTCGGGCACCTCGACAGCGCCGTCGGCGTCGATGTTGACCGCTGTCGGGTAAATACCGCGCACCAGATCCGGGCCGCCAGTGGCGGAATCATCATCGGCCGCGTCGTAGAGGGCCTCGACCGCAACCCGCAACGCGGAATCGGTGTCGGTTACCCGAGCGTAAAGCTTCTTCATCGCCGACTTGGCGAAGACCGCGCCCGAGCCCACGGCCTGGTAGCCCTCTTCTTCGATGTTCCAGCCACCGGCAGCGTCGAAAGACACGATCCGGCCGGCTTTCTGCCGGTCGGGGTCGTCGATGTCATAGGCGGCTAACAGCGGCAGCGCCACCAGCCCCTGCAGCGCGGCGCCCAAATTGCCGCGCACCATGTTCGCCAGTCGGTTGACCTTCCCGGCGAATGTCAGCGGTACGCCTTCGAGCTTCTCATAGTGCTCGAGTTCGACCGCGTACAAGCGGGCGAACTCCACGGCAACCGCGGCGGTGCCGGCCATACCGGTCGCGGTGTAATCGTCGGTGATATACACCTTTTTCACATCGCGCCCGGCGATCACGTTGCCCTGCGTGGAGCGCCGGTCGCCGGCGATGACCACCCCACCGGGGTATTTCAGCGCGACGATCGTGGTGCCGTGCGGCAATTGCCCGCCGGCGCCGGCCACCGCGCCGCCCGCGACCGTCGGCAGCAGTTCCGGCGCCTGTCGGCGCAGGAACTCGGCGAACGAGGACAGGTCGATGGGGCGAGAAGGGACTCCGGGAAGTGCTGAGTTAGTGGCCAGGCCATGAGTGAACGGCCAGGTCACTGTCCGCCCTTTTGGACGTATGCGCGCACGAAATCCTCAGCATTTTCCTCCAGAACGTCGTCGATCTCGTCGAGCAGATCGTCGGTGTCCTCGGTCAACTTCTCGCGACGCTCTTGACCTGCGGCGGCGGCGCTGGTGAAGTCGTCGTCATCGCCGCCGCCACCCCCACGCTTGGTCTGCTCCTGAGCCATCGCTGCCTCCTGCTTCGTCTTTGGCCACACATCGCACGCGGGCCGTTACTCCACCCTACCGGTCGATGCCGGTCTTGCCGGGGTAACGACGCTTAGGTGGTCAGTTGTTCCACCAGTTCCGCGGCGCTGTCCACCGAATCCAGCAATGCGCCGACATGGGCCTTGCTGCCGCGCAGCGGTTCCAGCGTCGGGATCCGCACCAGCGAGTCGCCGCCCAGGTCGAATATGACCGAGTCCCAGCTGGCTGCGGCGATATCGGCGCCGAACCGGCGCAAGCACTCGCCGCGGAAATATGCCCGGGTATCCGTCGGCGGGTTGTCCACCGCGTTGAGTACCTGCTGTTCGGTGACCAGTCGGCGCATCGAGCCGCGAGCCACCAGCCGGTTGTAGAGACCCTTGTCGAGCCGCACATCGGAATACTGCAGGTCGACCAGATGCAGTCGGGGCGCCGACCAGCTCAGATTTTCCCGGTGCCGAAAACCGTCGAGGAGGCGCAGTTTGGCCGGCCAATCGAGGATCTCCGCGCAGTCCATCGGATCACGCTCAAGTTTGTCGAGCACGTCCGCCCAGGTCGCCACGATGTCGGCGGCGCGCGGATCCGGGTCGCGCGAATCGACCAGTTTGGCCACCCGGTCCAGGTAGACCCGTTGCAGCGCAAGACCGGTCAGCTCCCGGCCATCGGTGAGCGCGACGGTGGCGCGCAGCGTGGGGTCACGGCTGATGGTGTGCACGGCGTGCACCGGGCGGGCCAGCGTCAGATCGGTGAGGTCGACGCCTTCCTCGATCAGGTCGAGCACCAGCGCGGTGGTGCCAAGCTTCAGGTAGGTGGACGTCTCCGCGAGATTGGCGTCGCCGATGATGACGTGCAGCCGGCGGTAGCGGTCGGCGTCGGCGTGCGGCTCGTCCCGGGTGTTGATAATGCCGCGTTTGAGCGTGGTCTCCAGCCCGACCTCGACTTCGATGTAGTCGGCGCGTTGGGACAGCTGGAAGCCGGGTTCGTCACCGGCGGGTCCGATGCCGACCCGGCCTTGACCGGTGATGACCTGGCGGGACACCAGAAACGGTGTCAGGCCGACAATGATCGCCGAGAACGGCGTCTGGCGGCTCATCAGATAGTTTTCGTGTGCGCCGTAGGAAGCGCCTTTACCGTCGACGTTGTTCTTGTACAGCTGCAGTTTCACCGCGCCGGGAACGCTGGCGACGTGCCGGGCGGCGGCCTCCATCACCCGCTCACCGGCCTTGTCCCAGATCACCGCGTCGAGCGGGTCGGTGGTCTCGGGCGCGGAGTACTCCGGGTGGGCATGGTCGACGTAGAGCCGCGCACCGTTGGTCAGGATCATGTTGGCCGCCCCCACCTCGTCGGCGTCCACCACCGGTGGCGGCCCTGCCGAGCGGCTCAGGTCGAACCCGCGGGCATCCCGCAGCGGCGATTCCACCTCGTAGTCCCAGCGGGTGCGCTTGGCCCGCTGGATACCCGCCGCGGCGGCATAGGCCAGCACCGCCTGCGTCGACGTCAGGATCGGGTTCGCGGTCGGGTCCGACGGCGAGGAAATGCCGTACTCGACCTCAGTCCCGATGATCCGCTGCATGGCTCAAGCCTAGGCGAGACCGCAGGTAAAACAGCGGGCGCGGGTCGCTGTGCGAGGGTGCGCAGTTGTGCACGGTTGTCGGCGTGTCGGTGCACAAACACGCACGCTCGCCGGGAGCGGGGACTACAGGTACTGGCCCAGGCTCGACTCGGTGTCGATGGCCCGCGACGCGCTCGAGCTCTTGCCGGTGACCAGGGTGCGGATGTAGACGATCCGCTCCCCCTTCTTGCCCGAGATCCGTGCCCAGTCATCGGGATTGGTGGTGTTGGGCAGATCCTCGTTCTCGGCGAATTCGTCGACGATCGAATCCAGCAGATGCTGGATCCGCAACCCCGGCTGGCCGGTTTCCAGCACCGATTTGATGGCGTTCTTCTTGGCCCGGTCCACGACGTTTTGAATCATCGCCCCGGAGTTGAAGTCCTTGAAATACATCACCTCTTTGTCGCCGTTGGCGTAGGTGACCTCAAGGAACCGGTTCTCGTCGATCTCGGCGTACATCCGGTCGACGACCTTCTCGATCATCGCCTTGATGCACGCGGCGCGGTCGCCGTCGAACTCGGCGAGATCGTCGGCGTGCACCGGCAAGTCCTCGGTGAGGTACTTGGAGAAGATGTCCATCGCCGCCTCGGCGTCCGGGCGCTCGATCTTGATCTTGACGTCGAGACGGCCGGGCCGCAGGATCGCCGGGTCGATCATGTCTTCGCGGTTGGAGGCGCCGATCACGATGACGTTCTCCAGGCCCTCCACGCCGTCGATCTCGCTCAGCAGCTGGGGCACCACCGTGGTCTCCACATCCGAGGACACCCCGGTGCCGCGGGTGCGGAAGATCGAGTCCATCTCGTCGAAGAACACGATCACCGGCGTACCCTCAGACGCCTTCTCGCGGGCCCGCTGGAAGATCAGCCGGATGTGACGTTCGGTCTCACCGACGAACTTGTTCAGCAGCTCGGGGCCCTTGATGTTGAGGAAGTACGACTTGGCCTCCTTGGCGTCGTCGCCGCGGACCTCGGCCATCTTCTTGGCCAGCGAGTTGGCCACCGCCTTGGCGATGAGTGTCTTGCCGCAACCGGGTGGACCGTAAAGCAGCACCCCTTTGGGCGGGCGCAGCGCGTACTCCTTATAGAGCTCCTTGTGCAGAAACGGCAGCTCCACCGCATCGCGGATCTGCTCGATCTGCCGAGATAGCCCGCCGATGTCGTCGTAGCTGACGTCGGGCACCTCCTCGAGCACGAGGTCTTCGACCTCGGCCTTGGGGATGCGCTCGAAGGCATACCCGGCCTTGGTATCGACCAGCAGCGAATCCCCGGGACGCAGCTTGCGGGGCTTGGTGTCGTCTTTGAGGTTGTCAGAAGGCCCGTCGGGCAGGTCGGGTGCGACCAGCGGTTCGGCCAGCCACACGATCCGTTCCTCATCGGCGTGGCCGACGACCAGCGCGCGGTGACCGTCGGCCAGAACCTCCCGCAAGGTCGAAATCTCGCCGACCGATTCGAAAGTGCCGGCCTCGACAACGGTCAGCGCCTCGTTGAGCCGAACGGTTTGTCCCTTCTTGAGGGATTTGACGTCGATGTTGGGTGAGCATGACAGGCGCATTTTGCGCCCGGAGGTGAACACGTCGACGGTTTCGTCGTCGTGGGTGGACAGCAATACGCCATAACCGCTGGGCGGCTGCCCCAGCCGGTCAACCTCCTCGCGCAGCGCCAGCAGCTGTTGGCGGGCTTCCTTAAGCGTTTCCATCAGTTTGGAATTGCGCGCGGCCAGCGAGTCGATGCGGGCCTCAAGCTGGTGCACATCACGGGCACTGCGCACCGCATTCTGGCCCACCGCATTCTCCAGCTGCTCGCGCAGCATCGCTGCTTCGCGCCGCAACGCTTCCAGCTCGGCGGCATCATCGCTGGGCATAGGGCCTCCGAACACTTCCGAACGTTCTGCCTCACCCATGTTGAGCTCCTTTCGCCGCCAAGGTTGCGCGGCGGATACATCAACGCTACCGGCGATTCCGGATGAATGTGGGCTTCGCGCGCGGACGAATAATTCGACACCGCGGTGCCACTGGTAACCTCTGGGTTGAGTCGGGCCCATCGAAAGGATAGCCGTGACCGTGAAATCCCTCGCCACGGGCGTGGCAGCGGCTGCCGCGGTCGGCGCAGCAGCCGCCGGCGTGACTTCCGGTGCACCCGTCACCGCGGCCGCACCCCAGATCGAACCGGTTGTTTTCACCACACCGCTGCCGCTGGACCCGGCAGCTGATTTGCCCACCCCCGAGCAATTGGCGAATGTGCTCTACGGTCTCGCGAACCCGAGCGTCTCGTTCGCCAGCAAGGGCTACTTGGTGGAAGGTGGCATCGGCCCGGTCGAAGCCCGGATAGCGGATCGGCAGATGCAGAAAGCCGCGCAGCGGGGCGATCTGCCGCTGTCATTCGCTGTCGCCAACATTGCCCCTGCCGGCCCGGGTGCGGCAACCGCCGCCGTCACCGCCTCCGGTCCGAACCTCGCGCCGACGACACAGACCGTGACGTTCGTCAACCAGGGCGGCTGGAAGCTGTCGCGCGCCTCGGCGATGTCGGTGCTGCAGGCCGTGCAAGCCTCGGGCTGATCATCCTGGATGCACCGGCACGTCACGTTTGTCGTGGGCGCCGCCACCCTCGTGGCGGCGCTCGGGCTTTCCGGGTGTTCACATCGGCAATCGAGCAGTACGGCGCCGGCTGTCGGGCCGGCGGTCACCATCACCTCGACGGCGACCGCGGTTCGGCAGACCGCCCCGGTGCCTCCGCCCGATGCGCTCGCGGACGTGTTGTACCGGCTCGCGGATCGAGCGGTCCCCGGCACCGAAAAACTGAGCCTCGTCGAAGGCGCCACCGTCGACAACGCCCCCGCGCTGGACAAGTTCGCGGTGGCCCTGGTTGACGGCGGCTACTCACCGGCGATCTTCGACGTGACGAACGTCGCGTGGTCGGACCGCGATCCGACCGAGGTCGTGGCCAACGTCAACGTCACCACACCCAACCGTGACGTTCCCGGGTTTTCGTTCCCGATGGAATTCAAGCCCTATCGGGGCGGCTGGCAATTGTCCCAACAGACTGCCGGTATGCTGCTGGCGTTCGGCAGCCCGCAGGCCGTCCCGGGTCCGCCGCCGAGTCCGACCCCGTGACGATGTGGATCGGCTGGCTCGAATTCGACCTGCTGCTCGGGGACGTACGCTCACTGAAACAAAAGCGCTCCGTCATCCGGCCCGTCGTTGCCGAGCTGCAGCGCAAGTACAGTGTGTCAGCCGCCGAGACGGGCAGCCATGAGTTGCGCCGCCGCGCCGGCATCGGGGTAGCCATGGTCTCCAGCGACCGCCGCCACGCGGTCGAGGTGCTCGACGCCGCCGAACGCTTGGTGGCCGCCCACCCGGAACTGGAGCTGCTGTCCGTGCGCCGCGGGCTGCACCGCAGCGACGACTGACGTCGGGCTCGACATCCCATCCCCGTCATCGGGCCCTTGGCGCGCGGCCGCACTCAGCGGCTTTCTCCCAAATCGCGTCCGTCCTCCCGTTGGCGTTTGCGCCGCACCGGGGCCGGGGTGACCGCGCCTGGGGCGAGACGGCGCGCGGACACCAGGAACGCGGTGTGAGCTCGCATGGTGTGCTGTGGCCGAACGGCCAACCCAACGACGCTCCATTCCCGCTGCAACGTCTCCCACGCGCGCGGTTCGGTCCAGCAGCGCAGTTCCCGGAGCGCCTCCACGGTTCGCGATAACTGGGTGACAGTAGCCAGATAGATCATCAGCACACCACCGGCGACCACGACGTGTGAAATCGCGTCGAGCACCTCCCACGGGGCCAGCATGTCCAGCACCACCCGGTCCACGGAGCCGGCGCCCAGCTCGCAAACACCGACGTCGGCGATGACCAGCTGCCAGTTCTGCGGCAGCTGACCGAAAAATGTCTGCACATTACGCCGGGCGTGCTCGGCATGATCAGCGCGGCGTTCGTAGGAGATCACCCGGCCCTGCGGTCCAACCGCGCGCAGCAGCGAACACGTCAGCGCACCCGACCCGGCACCGGCCTCCAGCACCCGCGCGCCCGGGAAGATGTCGCCTTCATGCACGATCTGGGCCGCGTCCTTGGGGTAGATCACCTGGGCTGCGCGGGGCATTGACATCACAAAGTCGACAAGCAGGGGGCGCAGCACCAAAAACGGGTCGCCATGGCTGGATTGCACGACGCTGCCTTCGGGCAGCCCGATAACCGCGTCGTGGGCAATCGCACCGCGATGGGTATGAAACTCCTTGCCCGGACTGAGCACCATGGTGTAGCGCCGGCCCTTGGCGTCGGTGAGCTGGACGCGGTCACCTACGGTGAACGGGCCGGTTGCGGACACGTTGTCTAGCCTGCCAGCCGACGCGCCGTCCACGGTGCGCAGGGTTGTCGGCGCCCGGCTCTAGGCTGCGTCTATGAGCGGCCGACGGCACACACTCCTCTCACGGCCGGCGCTGTCGCCGTCGCGGGCAGCCGACTTCAAGCAATGCCCGCTGCTGTACCGGTTGCGGGCGGTCGACCGGCTGCCCGAGCCGCTGTCGACCGCGCAATTGCGGGGCTCGGTGGTTCATGTGGTGCTTGAGCAGCTCTACGGTTTACCCGCGGCGCGGCGCGGCCCGGACACCGCCAGGGCACTGGTGGAGCCCGCCTGGAATCAGTTGATCGCCGCCGAGCCGGCTTTGGCCGCTGAGCTCGACCCCACCGAGCACACCCGACTGCTCGAGGACGCTCGTACGTTGGTGTCAGGCTACTACCGGCTGGAGGACCCGACCCGCTTCACTCCACAAAGCCGCGAACAGCGCGTCGAGGTCGAGCTCGCCGACGGCACACTGCTGCGCGGTTTCATCGACCGGGTTGACATCGCAGCCACCGGCGAGGTTCGCGTCGTGGACTACAAGACCGGCAAGGCGCCACCGGAAGCGCAGGCCCTGGCCGAGTTCAAGGCGCTGTTTCAGATGAAGTTCTACGCGGTGGCGCTGCTGCGTGCACAGGGTGTCGCGCCAGCACGGCTGCGGCTCATTTATTTGGCCGACGGGCAGCTGCTGGACTATTCCCCCGACGTTGATGAACTGCTGCGCTTCGAAAAGACCTTGATGGCGATCTGGCAGGCGATCCAAACAGCTGCCGTCACAGGCGATTTCCGTCCAAGACCCTCACGGTTGTGTGACTGGTGCCCCCATCAGGCCCGCTGCCCGGCTTTTGGTGGCACACCGCCGCCTTATCCCGGTTGGCCGGCAAGCGGCCCGCCGGAGGTGGCGACAGCCGCGCTGTCCCGGCGAACCGAGCCGGCGGCGTGACGGATTTTCGCTGTCAGCACATGTGACTTCTGCGGTATCGGCAAGACTGGCCACTCGATCTTCTGTCACACCACAGCTGTCATCGCCGCTACCGCGAATCCGCCGAGCACCGCGATCGCATCCTCCAGCAGAGCGATCGGCAGATCCTGCCCGTCACGGGCGGCGACCAACCGGGCGCGCACGTGATAGCCGCCCATGGTTCCACACACGGCGCCGAGGACGCCGGCCCCCAACCCGCTCCACGGGTAACCCCACGCGGTGCCAATCACTGCGCCCGCGAACCCCCCGGCGATGATCCGGCCCGCGAATGACACCGCGGTGGTGCGGCTCGGTGTGCTGGGATGCTTGTCGGTGACCAGCTCGGCAACTGCGAGAACGCTGAAGACGGCCACCGTCACCGGGTGGCCCGCCCACGACACCCATGTGCCGTCCAGATTGATCCATCGCAACAGGGCGGCCCACCCGGCCGCCGCAGGCGCTGTCAGGGCACGCAACCCGGCAACGACACCGATCGACAGAGCCAGCAACAGCACAAGGGAATGCGTCACGACCACTCTCCTGCGGGCATGACAGCGTCCCATGGGCCAGGTAACGACCCGCCGAGCCGGCCAGTCATCAGCCGCGACGCTAACACAGCAATGACGTCGCCGGTCAGAACCGGCAAAACCTGATGTCGGAAGCCAGGATCGCTTTGGCCCCGATGGCCGCTAACCGGTCCATGATCGCGTTGACGTCGCGGCGCGGAACCAGTGCGCGCACCGCGACCCAGTCCGGGTCGGCAAGCGGAGCGATCGTCGGCGACTCCAGGCCGGGGGTGATCGAGGTGGCCGTGTCGACTACCGAACGCGGGCAGTCGTAATCCAGCATCAGGTACTGCTGGCCGAAGACCACACCTTGTACCCGTGCCACCAACTGGTTACGGGCGGCGACATGGTTCGAGTCGGCGCGATCCGGGCAGACCCGCTCGATGAGCACCGCCTCGGAGTCACACAGCGGTTCGCCGAACGCCACGAGATCATGCAAACTCAGGGTGCGGCCGGACCCAACGACATCGGCGATAGCGTCGGCCACCCCAAGCTGCACCGATATCTCTACAGCACCGTCAAGGGGGATGACATGAGCTTCGATTCCCTTGGCGGCCAAGTCTTTTCGTACCAGGTTCGGGTATGCGGTGGCGATGCGCTTCCCGGCCAGGTCGGCTGTTGTCCACTCGCGCCCGGCCGGCGCGGCGTAACGGAAACTAGACATCCCGAAACCCAGCGCCAAGCGTTCCCGCACCGGCGCATCAGATTCGCTCACCAGATCCCGTCCGGTGATCCCGAAGTCTAATTCGCCAGATCCGACATAGATCGCAATGTCTTTGGGCCGCAGGAAGAAGAACTCGACGCTGTTGACGGGGTCGATGACGGTCAGGTCTTTGGGGTCGGTGCGGCGACGGTAGCCGGCCTCCGCGAGGATCTCGACAGCGGGCTCGCTCAGCGCCCCCTTGTTGGGAACGGCGACACGCAGCATCGGTGCTTGATCGCCGGAACGGAAATCCGCCATCACAGCTTCCGATACACGTCATCGAGCGTCAGTCCGCGGGAGATCATCAGAACCTGCGTCCAGTACAGCAACTGGCTGATCTCCTGGGCGAGCGCCTCGTCAGGTTCGTGCTCTGCCGCGAGCCACACCTCTCCGGCTTCCTCCAGGATCTTCTTGCCCACCGCATGTATCCCGCCGTCCAACGCGGCCACCGTGGCGCTGCCGGCGGGCCGGCAGCGGGCACGTTCCTCGAGTTCGGCGAACAGATCCTCGAAAGTCTTCACGGGCAGCGATTGTTTCACGTGCCGGCCAGCAAAGTCACGGAGGTTTTACCTGGCCGCCGGTTTCCGTGTGCGCGGAAGTTCGGCGCGCATGTCTTCCAGGGCTACACCCTTGGTCTCCGGCACCCACTTCCAGACAAACAGGAACGACAACATCGCACACACCGTATAAAAACCGTAAGCCAAGCCGAGCACATGGCGCAGCGCCGGGAAGCTGACCGTGATCATCCCGTTGGCCGTCCACTGGGTGGCCGCTGCCAAGCTCAGCGCAGCCGCCCGGATCCGGTTGGGAAACATCTCGCCGAGCAGCACCCACAGGATCGGTCCCCACGAAAAGCCGAACGCGATGACGAAGACAGTGGCTGCGATCAGCGCGGCCGGGCCGGAGACATCACCGAGGTGCGCCTGGCCGTCGATGACCGGAGCGCTGACGAAAACAAATGTCAGCGTCGCCAACATTGCCGCCATGCCGGCTGATCCGGTCAGCAGCAAGGGTTTACGGCCGGTCTTGTCGATCAGGGCAAGCGCGGCCACGGTGGTCAGGACGTTGACGGCCGCGGTGAGCACTGCGATCGCGAACGACGAACTGTCGCCGAATCCGACCGCCTGCCACAGCGGTTTCGAGTAGAAAAAGATCACCGTGATACCCACGAATTGCTGAAAGACTGCCATCCCCACCCCTACCCACACGATCCCGTACAGCCCGCCGGTAGGCCTGCGCAGGTCACGCCACGACGGCCGTGCCTCGTGTCGGAGTGTCTCGGAGATCCGTTTCACGGTGAAATCTGCCTTGCGCTCGCCGAACAGCATGGCGCTCACCCGTCGTGCCTCTGGAATCCGTTGTGCTGCAACAAGATAGCGTGGAGACTCGGGGATGGTGCAGGCCAGTGCGCCGTACAGGACCGCGGGAACGGCTTCCCCGAAGAACATCCAGCGCCACGCGGGCAACCCACCCCAGAACTGGGCACGCGGGCCGCCCGCGAGATCGGTCAGCAGCCAGTTGACGACCAGAGACACGAAGATGCCCGACACGATGGCGAGTTGTTGCAGGGAGCTGAGCCGTCCCCGGATATTCGGCGGCGATATCTCCGCGATATATGCGGAGGCGACCACAGAGATCAGCCCGATGCCGAGGCCGCCGACGATGCGCATGAGGACGACCAGCCAGATCGTGGCCGCCAGCCCACTACCCAGCCCACAGACGGCGAAAAGCATTGCCGCCAGCCTCAGTGTCGGCAGACGGCCGATGCGGTCGGCGGTCCTGCCGGCGGTGGCCGCGCCCGCCGCAGCACCCAGGAGGGTGGCGGCCGCTGTGATACCCAGCACCGCGTTGGCGATCCCGAATGCGGTGTGCAGCGCCGCAGCCACGCTGTTGATCAGTGAGATGTCATAGCCGAACAACAGCCCGCCGAGCCCGGCCACCGAGGCCGCCCGAACGGCGGTGCGAGCCTGGCAAGTCCCGCTGAGACGTCGATAGCGCATCGAGGGCATTGTCACC
This window contains:
- a CDS encoding sugar porter family MFS transporter, with the translated sequence MPSMRYRRLSGTCQARTAVRAASVAGLGGLLFGYDISLINSVAAALHTAFGIANAVLGITAAATLLGAAAGAATAGRTADRIGRLPTLRLAAMLFAVCGLGSGLAATIWLVVLMRIVGGLGIGLISVVASAYIAEISPPNIRGRLSSLQQLAIVSGIFVSLVVNWLLTDLAGGPRAQFWGGLPAWRWMFFGEAVPAVLYGALACTIPESPRYLVAAQRIPEARRVSAMLFGERKADFTVKRISETLRHEARPSWRDLRRPTGGLYGIVWVGVGMAVFQQFVGITVIFFYSKPLWQAVGFGDSSSFAIAVLTAAVNVLTTVAALALIDKTGRKPLLLTGSAGMAAMLATLTFVFVSAPVIDGQAHLGDVSGPAALIAATVFVIAFGFSWGPILWVLLGEMFPNRIRAAALSLAAATQWTANGMITVSFPALRHVLGLAYGFYTVCAMLSFLFVWKWVPETKGVALEDMRAELPRTRKPAAR